A DNA window from Ctenopharyngodon idella isolate HZGC_01 chromosome 10, HZGC01, whole genome shotgun sequence contains the following coding sequences:
- the ndufaf3 gene encoding NADH dehydrogenase [ubiquinone] 1 alpha subcomplex assembly factor 3 has translation MAAVSCARLLSPGCVHGLRLGSRVLPALTRVAPARSHRLGPADDELYQRTTVSVMQKEAEAGTIIYSYSPRGFNISGNRVLGPCAVVPPAILQWNVGRHTDITEESLSLFHLLEPRIEVLVLGTGARTERLDPNVLDFLRKKGIAVEVQDTPNACATFNFLSSERRLVAAALIPPPASSAVE, from the exons ATGGCCGCTGTGAGCTGCGCGAGGTTACTGTCACCGGGATGCGTTCACGGACTGCGGCTCGGTTCGAGGGTTCTTCCAGCTCTGACCCG AGTCGCTCCGGCGCGCAGCCACAGGCTCGGCCCCGCCGATGACGAGCTGTACCAGAGGACCACAGTGTCCGTGATGCAGAAGGAGGCGGAGGCAGGAACCATCATCTACAGCTACAGCCCGCGAGGATTCAACATCAGCGGCAACAGAGTGCTGGGCCCGTGTGCCGTGGTGCCGCCGGCCATCCTGCAGTGGAAC GTGGGCCGTCACACGGACATCACGGAGGAGAGCTTGTCTCTGTTTCATCTGCTGGAGCCGCGCATCG AGGTTCTGGTTTTGGGGACGGGAGCTCGTACTGAACGTCTGGATCCAAACGTGCTGGACTTCCTGAGGAAGAAAGGCATCGCCGTCGAGGTTCAGGACACG CCTAACGCATGTGCGACGTTCAACTTCCTGTCCAGCGAGAGACGATTAGTAGCGGCCGCGTTGATTCCCCCTCCGGCCTCGAGCGCCGTCGAATGA